A single region of the Pseudomonas sp. B21-023 genome encodes:
- a CDS encoding NADH:flavin oxidoreductase/NADH oxidase family protein, whose amino-acid sequence MDVFSPLTLPNGAVIPNRIAKAAMEENMADANHAPSDRLMRLYKAWAQGGAGLLISGNVMVDNRAMTGPGGVVLEDDRHLARFRQWAAIGRSKGAQFWLQVNHPGRQMPANLGQVTWAPSAVALDLGSMSRHFSTPQAMTHEVIEDVIRRFAETARLAEQAGFSGVQIHAAHGYLLSQFLSPLSNQRTDQWGGTLENRARLLLEVVKAVRAVVSPGFAVAVKLNSADFQRGGFSADDARQVVALLNELAVDLVELSGGSYEAPAMQGQARDGRTLAREAYFLEFARDIRRVAKMPMMVTGGIRRRPVAEQVVHSGVEMVGIGTALAIAPALPRDWQAGEEAVPELRPITWKNKALASLGNMAMVKFQLRRLSEAKAPDPQVAPWWALLRQQWSDAARARQYRRHMARQ is encoded by the coding sequence ATGGACGTGTTCTCCCCCCTGACCCTGCCCAATGGCGCGGTCATCCCCAACCGCATTGCCAAGGCCGCCATGGAAGAAAACATGGCCGACGCCAACCATGCGCCCTCCGACCGACTGATGCGCTTGTACAAAGCTTGGGCGCAAGGTGGCGCCGGCCTGCTCATCAGCGGTAACGTCATGGTCGACAACCGCGCCATGACCGGCCCCGGCGGCGTGGTGCTGGAGGATGACCGGCACCTGGCGCGTTTTCGCCAGTGGGCCGCCATCGGCCGCTCGAAGGGCGCGCAGTTCTGGTTGCAGGTCAATCACCCCGGCCGGCAGATGCCCGCCAACCTGGGGCAGGTGACCTGGGCACCCTCGGCCGTGGCGCTGGACCTGGGGAGCATGTCCAGGCATTTCTCCACCCCGCAGGCGATGACCCACGAAGTGATCGAGGATGTGATACGCCGCTTCGCCGAGACCGCGCGGCTCGCGGAGCAGGCGGGCTTCAGTGGGGTGCAGATCCACGCGGCCCATGGCTACCTGCTCAGCCAGTTCCTTTCGCCCCTGAGCAACCAGCGTACCGACCAGTGGGGCGGCACCTTGGAAAATCGTGCGCGACTGCTGCTGGAGGTGGTCAAGGCGGTGCGTGCAGTGGTGTCCCCCGGCTTCGCCGTGGCCGTCAAGCTCAACTCGGCGGACTTCCAGCGCGGCGGCTTCAGCGCGGACGATGCCCGGCAGGTGGTAGCCCTGCTCAATGAGCTGGCGGTCGACCTGGTGGAGCTGTCCGGTGGCAGCTACGAAGCCCCGGCGATGCAGGGCCAGGCCAGGGATGGCCGCACGCTGGCGCGGGAGGCGTACTTCCTCGAGTTTGCCCGGGACATTCGCAGGGTGGCGAAGATGCCGATGATGGTCACCGGCGGCATCCGCCGCCGACCGGTCGCCGAGCAGGTGGTGCACAGCGGGGTCGAGATGGTCGGTATCGGTACCGCGCTGGCCATCGCGCCGGCCTTGCCCCGTGACTGGCAGGCGGGGGAGGAGGCGGTACCGGAACTGCGCCCGATCACCTGGAAGAACAAGGCGCTGGCCTCGCTGGGCAATATGGCGATGGTCAAGTTCCAGCTGCGCAGGCTGAGCGAGGCCAAGGCGCCCGATCCGCAGGTGGCGCCCTGGTGGGCGCTGCTGCGCCAGCAATGGAGCGACGCCGCCCGTGCCAGGCAATATCGGCGGCACATGGCGCGGCAGTGA
- a CDS encoding alpha/beta fold hydrolase, producing MAYVTTPEGLEIFYKDWGPRDAQVIFFHHGWPLSADDWDAQLLFFVAEGYRVVAHDRRGHGRSSQVWDGHDMDHYADDVAAVVKHLGVEGAIHVGHSTGGGEVIHYMARHPEDKVPKAAIIAAVPPLMVQTASNPGGLPKSVFDDLQAQLKANRAQFYHDIPAGPFYGYNRPGAKADQGVILNWWRQGMMGGAQAHYDGIVAFSQTDFTESLKKVTVPVLVMHGDDDQIVPYDNSGPLSAKLLPKGTLKTYKGYPHGMPTTHADVINQDLLAFFRS from the coding sequence ATGGCATACGTCACAACCCCGGAAGGACTCGAGATCTTCTACAAGGACTGGGGCCCGCGGGACGCCCAGGTGATCTTCTTCCATCACGGCTGGCCGCTCAGCGCCGACGACTGGGACGCGCAACTGCTGTTCTTCGTTGCCGAAGGCTACCGCGTGGTGGCCCATGACCGCCGCGGTCATGGCCGTTCGAGCCAGGTCTGGGACGGCCATGACATGGACCACTACGCCGACGACGTGGCGGCGGTGGTCAAGCACCTGGGTGTCGAGGGGGCGATTCATGTCGGGCACTCCACCGGCGGTGGCGAGGTGATCCACTACATGGCCCGCCATCCCGAGGACAAGGTGCCCAAGGCAGCCATCATCGCCGCCGTGCCGCCGCTGATGGTCCAGACCGCCAGCAACCCCGGCGGCCTGCCCAAGTCAGTGTTCGACGACCTTCAGGCCCAGCTCAAGGCCAACCGCGCGCAGTTCTACCACGATATCCCGGCGGGGCCGTTCTACGGCTACAACCGCCCCGGCGCCAAGGCGGATCAGGGCGTGATCCTCAACTGGTGGCGCCAGGGCATGATGGGCGGCGCCCAGGCGCACTACGACGGCATCGTCGCGTTCTCCCAGACCGATTTCACCGAATCGCTAAAAAAGGTGACGGTGCCGGTACTGGTCATGCATGGCGACGACGACCAGATCGTGCCCTACGACAATTCGGGGCCACTCTCGGCCAAGTTGCTGCCCAAGGGCACCCTGAAGACCTACAAGGGCTACCCCCATGGCATGCCCACCACCCACGCCGACGTGATCAACCAAGACCTGCTGGCGTTTTTTCGTAGCTGA
- a CDS encoding ATP-dependent DNA ligase, translated as MRAFAELYARLDATTSSNAKLAALQDYLAAAPPADAAWAVYFLAGGRPRQVVPTRVLRDLAIRLCDLPEWLFEESYQAVGDFAETLSLLLPESTQVADESLQWWLEQLLPLRGLPPEELAPRLQALWTRLDRQSLMVSLKLLTGGFRVGVSKLLVTRALAALAGVDAKRVAQRMVGYTDLAHQPTPQRYLALVAQESAEEHAQRGGQPYPFFLAHPLQEPLERFDAVLGPPQQWLVEWKWDGIRAQLVKRDGRAWLWSRGEELITERFPELARLAAALPDGTVLDGELVIWKAPADNGDSPFGVQPFALLQQRIGRKTLGKKLLDELPAALLAYDLLEWQGEDWRSRSQEQRREQLEALVDSIGDAHLRLSPRVAGDDWQALARQREASRQLGVEGMMLKRRDSLYGVGRTRDLGLWWKWKIDPFSIDAVLIYAQRGHGRRASLYSDYTFAVWDDSAPGERVLVPFAKAYSGLTDEEMRKVDAIVRRTTVDKFGPVRSVTPTLVFELGFEGIALSKRHKSGIAVRFPRMLRWRTDKTIEQADTLATLQGLL; from the coding sequence ATGAGAGCCTTCGCCGAACTCTACGCCCGGCTCGATGCCACTACCTCGAGCAATGCCAAGCTCGCCGCGCTGCAGGACTACCTGGCTGCCGCACCACCTGCCGATGCCGCCTGGGCGGTGTACTTCCTCGCTGGCGGGCGCCCCCGCCAGGTGGTGCCGACCCGTGTGCTGCGCGACCTGGCGATCCGCCTGTGCGACCTGCCCGAGTGGTTGTTCGAGGAGAGCTACCAGGCCGTCGGCGACTTCGCCGAAACCCTTTCGCTGTTGCTGCCAGAGTCCACCCAGGTCGCGGATGAAAGTTTGCAGTGGTGGCTGGAGCAACTGCTGCCGCTGCGCGGCCTGCCCCCCGAGGAACTCGCGCCGCGCTTGCAGGCGCTGTGGACGCGGCTCGACCGGCAAAGCCTGATGGTCAGCCTCAAGCTGCTCACCGGTGGTTTTCGCGTCGGTGTCTCGAAACTGCTGGTGACCCGCGCCCTGGCCGCGCTGGCCGGGGTCGACGCCAAGCGTGTCGCGCAGCGCATGGTCGGCTACACCGACCTTGCGCACCAGCCGACGCCCCAGCGCTACCTGGCGTTGGTCGCCCAGGAGTCGGCCGAGGAACATGCCCAGCGCGGCGGTCAGCCCTACCCGTTCTTCCTCGCCCACCCGCTGCAGGAGCCGCTCGAGCGTTTCGACGCGGTGCTCGGCCCGCCCCAGCAGTGGCTGGTGGAATGGAAGTGGGACGGCATCCGCGCCCAACTGGTGAAACGGGATGGGCGTGCCTGGCTGTGGTCGCGGGGCGAGGAGCTGATCACCGAGCGCTTCCCCGAACTCGCCCGCCTGGCCGCCGCGCTGCCCGATGGCACCGTGCTCGATGGCGAGCTGGTGATCTGGAAAGCACCTGCCGACAATGGCGACTCCCCGTTCGGCGTCCAGCCGTTCGCCCTGCTGCAGCAACGCATCGGGCGCAAGACCTTGGGCAAGAAGCTGCTGGACGAGTTGCCCGCCGCGCTGCTGGCCTATGACCTGCTGGAGTGGCAAGGCGAAGACTGGCGCAGCCGCAGCCAGGAACAGCGTCGGGAGCAGCTCGAGGCGCTGGTCGATAGCATCGGCGATGCGCATTTGCGCCTGTCGCCGCGCGTGGCCGGCGACGACTGGCAGGCACTCGCCCGCCAGCGCGAGGCCTCGCGCCAGCTGGGCGTCGAGGGCATGATGCTCAAGCGCCGTGACTCGTTGTATGGCGTGGGCCGCACCCGCGACCTGGGCCTGTGGTGGAAATGGAAGATCGACCCGTTCAGCATCGACGCGGTGTTGATCTATGCCCAGCGCGGCCATGGCCGGCGCGCCAGCCTGTACAGCGATTACACCTTCGCGGTATGGGACGACAGTGCCCCGGGCGAGCGGGTGCTGGTGCCCTTCGCCAAGGCCTACTCCGGTCTCACCGACGAAGAGATGCGCAAGGTCGACGCCATCGTGCGCAGGACCACGGTGGACAAGTTCGGCCCGGTACGCAGCGTCACCCCGACCCTGGTGTTCGAACTGGGTTTCGAAGGCATCGCCCTGTCCAAGCGCCACAAGAGCGGCATCGCGGTGCGTTTCCCACGCATGCTGCGCTGGCGCACCGACAAGACCATCGAACAGGCTGACACGCTGGCCACCTTGCAGGGGCTGCTGTGA
- a CDS encoding MurR/RpiR family transcriptional regulator, producing the protein MSSHTKNTTVYAAPVMRKLSESLAELPPSLRKVAEYILRHPLKAATLTIEDMAQATATSPAAVNRLAKALDLGGYSGMKAELVSTLQQMVSPVDKLRNELAQRPGGDFGLHEQIQSATSNLATTASNNQADAFEAFVDSLIAARKVYVLGFGNSVYLAGLAASTLVPFCRDTCAISMEGGNENAAYRLAAITEQDVLLAIALPRYSQDTLQLSRFAHERNATVLAITDSPASPLAPMAHHVLYAPADHPVLTSSNIAVLALIEGLVAGVMARNKEAVKLATELTESVMSYLHVPGDKLTRK; encoded by the coding sequence ATGTCGAGCCATACCAAGAACACCACGGTCTACGCCGCGCCGGTCATGCGCAAGCTGTCGGAGAGCCTGGCCGAACTGCCACCGTCGTTGCGCAAGGTCGCCGAGTACATCCTGCGCCACCCGCTGAAGGCCGCGACCCTGACCATCGAGGACATGGCCCAGGCTACCGCGACCTCGCCGGCGGCGGTCAATCGCCTGGCCAAGGCCCTGGACCTGGGCGGCTACAGCGGCATGAAGGCCGAGCTGGTGAGCACCCTGCAACAGATGGTCTCGCCGGTGGACAAGCTGCGTAACGAGCTGGCCCAACGCCCGGGCGGCGACTTTGGCTTGCATGAGCAGATCCAGAGCGCCACCAGCAACCTGGCGACCACCGCCAGCAACAACCAGGCCGATGCCTTCGAGGCGTTCGTCGACAGCCTGATCGCGGCGCGCAAGGTCTACGTGCTGGGCTTCGGCAACAGCGTATACCTGGCCGGGCTGGCCGCCTCGACCCTGGTGCCGTTCTGCAGGGACACCTGTGCCATCAGCATGGAAGGTGGCAACGAGAATGCCGCCTACCGCCTGGCGGCGATCACCGAGCAGGACGTGCTGCTGGCCATCGCCCTGCCACGCTATTCGCAGGACACCCTGCAACTGTCGCGTTTCGCCCATGAGCGCAACGCAACGGTACTGGCGATCACCGACTCACCCGCCTCGCCGCTGGCGCCCATGGCCCACCATGTGTTGTACGCGCCCGCCGATCATCCGGTGCTGACCAGCTCCAACATCGCCGTGCTGGCATTGATCGAAGGGTTGGTGGCCGGGGTCATGGCGCGCAACAAGGAGGCGGTGAAACTGGCCACGGAGCTGACCGAAAGCGTGATGTCGTATCTGCATGTGCCGGGTGACAAGCTCACCAGAAAATAA
- a CDS encoding ABC transporter ATP-binding protein has product MNKLHIHELHKSYGNHQVLKGVSLQADAGDVISIIGSSGSGKSTFLRCINLLEQPNAGQILVNGEQLKLRECPRGGLRAADPRQLQRLRARLSMVFQHFNLWAHMSALDNVMEAPVHVLGMNRKEAREKAEHYLAKVGVSHRRDAYPAHMSGGEQQRVAIARALAMEPEVMLFDEPTSALDPELVGDVLKVMQDLAQEGRTMVVVTHEMGFAREVSNQLLFLHQGLAEERGDPREVLARPQSERLRQFLAGSLK; this is encoded by the coding sequence ATGAACAAACTGCATATCCACGAGTTGCACAAAAGCTACGGCAACCACCAGGTGCTCAAGGGCGTTTCGTTGCAGGCCGATGCCGGCGACGTGATCAGCATCATCGGCTCCAGCGGATCGGGCAAGAGCACTTTCCTGCGCTGCATCAACCTGCTCGAGCAACCCAACGCCGGGCAGATCCTGGTCAACGGCGAACAGCTCAAGCTGCGCGAGTGCCCCCGTGGCGGGCTGCGCGCGGCGGACCCACGCCAGTTGCAGCGCCTGCGGGCGCGGTTGAGCATGGTCTTCCAGCACTTCAACCTGTGGGCGCACATGAGCGCCTTGGACAACGTCATGGAAGCCCCGGTGCACGTACTCGGCATGAACCGCAAGGAAGCCCGCGAGAAAGCCGAGCACTACCTGGCCAAGGTCGGCGTCAGCCATCGCCGCGACGCCTACCCGGCGCACATGTCCGGTGGCGAGCAGCAACGGGTGGCCATTGCCCGGGCGCTGGCCATGGAGCCCGAGGTGATGCTGTTCGACGAACCGACCTCGGCGCTCGACCCGGAACTGGTCGGTGATGTGCTCAAGGTCATGCAGGACCTGGCGCAGGAGGGCCGGACCATGGTCGTGGTCACTCACGAGATGGGCTTTGCCCGCGAGGTGTCCAACCAGCTGCTATTCCTCCATCAGGGCCTGGCCGAGGAACGCGGCGACCCGCGCGAGGTGCTGGCACGGCCGCAGTCCGAGCGCCTGCGCCAGTTCCTCGCCGGCAGCCTGAAGTGA
- a CDS encoding acetoacetate decarboxylase (ADC), translated as MLIPVTHAANGLPEHATTTQIDIAGHPVPVLKGGLYDRYRSNPPLPVIQAEAPDIDLSWFKGLEKTRVDMGFESYSPNFYYRNSRVTAVYTADLERLRALMPAAVLEQVQPLQVWPGRGLVAFTAYTYDYCDNDSYNEVAVSIITNRPGSANLGPLSLARQSMAKDFWGYVLKLPVNTELARVRGVVGYNLPKWLTGIDRREDAQAVTYTIGDARSGEVDVVFRARKLDGLSHEPDLVTNSFTNLDHQSRLAYGYATSRQVSHASSMKADSVELVLGDGELSRYIRDLQLGRMVKYEYVPEFQSALYAPKPLAALD; from the coding sequence CTGCTGATACCCGTCACCCACGCCGCCAATGGCCTCCCTGAGCACGCCACCACAACGCAGATCGACATCGCCGGGCACCCGGTACCCGTGCTCAAGGGCGGGCTGTACGACCGTTACCGCTCCAACCCGCCGCTGCCAGTGATCCAGGCCGAGGCGCCGGACATTGACCTGAGCTGGTTCAAGGGCCTGGAGAAGACCCGGGTCGACATGGGTTTCGAGTCGTACTCGCCAAACTTCTACTACCGCAATAGCCGTGTCACCGCCGTCTACACCGCCGATCTCGAACGCCTGCGGGCGCTCATGCCCGCCGCTGTGCTGGAGCAGGTGCAGCCCCTGCAAGTCTGGCCTGGACGCGGCCTGGTGGCGTTCACCGCCTACACCTACGACTATTGCGACAACGACAGCTACAACGAGGTGGCCGTGTCGATCATCACCAACAGGCCCGGCTCAGCGAACCTGGGGCCTTTAAGCCTGGCGCGGCAATCGATGGCCAAGGACTTCTGGGGCTATGTGCTCAAGCTGCCGGTCAACACCGAGCTTGCACGGGTGCGCGGCGTGGTGGGCTACAACCTGCCCAAGTGGCTGACCGGGATCGACCGGCGCGAGGACGCCCAGGCGGTAACCTACACCATCGGCGATGCGCGAAGCGGCGAGGTGGACGTGGTGTTCAGGGCCAGGAAGCTCGACGGGTTGTCCCACGAGCCAGACCTTGTGACCAACAGTTTCACCAACCTCGATCACCAGAGCCGGTTGGCCTACGGCTACGCCACCTCGCGGCAGGTCAGCCATGCCTCCAGCATGAAGGCTGATTCAGTGGAACTGGTGCTGGGGGATGGCGAACTGTCGCGCTATATCCGTGATCTGCAGCTGGGGCGGATGGTCAAGTACGAGTATGTGCCCGAGTTCCAGAGCGCGCTGTATGCGCCCAAGCCATTGGCGGCGCTTGACTGA
- a CDS encoding MerR family transcriptional regulator, with protein MRIGELAKLTGLAPSRIRFYEASGLISSVERKANGYRDYDADAVWVLEMITNAQAAGFSLEEIRQLLPAKAKGWQHDELLAGLRRKVEEIERLQARLARNKAQLLLVIEGIESKPEGMQCVDNSQRVLERLREEMAQEKARVADL; from the coding sequence ATGAGAATAGGAGAGCTGGCCAAGCTTACGGGCCTGGCCCCTTCGCGTATCCGCTTCTACGAGGCCAGTGGGCTGATCAGCTCGGTCGAGCGCAAGGCCAATGGATACCGCGACTACGACGCCGATGCGGTGTGGGTGCTGGAGATGATCACCAACGCCCAGGCCGCCGGGTTCTCGCTGGAGGAGATCCGCCAGTTGCTACCGGCCAAGGCCAAGGGCTGGCAGCACGATGAACTGCTCGCTGGGCTCAGGCGCAAGGTCGAGGAAATCGAACGCCTGCAGGCGCGCCTGGCACGCAACAAGGCGCAGTTGTTGCTGGTGATCGAAGGGATCGAGAGCAAGCCCGAAGGCATGCAGTGCGTGGACAATTCGCAGCGGGTGCTGGAGCGGCTGCGTGAGGAAATGGCTCAGGAAAAGGCGCGGGTCGCGGACCTGTAG
- the arfB gene encoding alternative ribosome rescue aminoacyl-tRNA hydrolase ArfB has translation MLTISNNVQVPDAEIELSYIRAQGAGGQNVNKVSSAVHLRFDIAASSLPAFYKERLLALRDSRITADGVLILKAQQYRTQEQNRIDALERLAELIIGAGKVEKKRRPTKPTLGSKTRRLDSKSKRGTIKAGRGKVDF, from the coding sequence ATGCTGACCATCTCCAACAACGTGCAGGTACCGGATGCCGAGATCGAGCTGAGCTATATTCGCGCGCAGGGCGCCGGCGGCCAGAACGTCAACAAGGTCTCCAGCGCCGTGCACCTGCGCTTCGACATCGCGGCCTCGTCGCTGCCCGCCTTCTACAAGGAGCGACTGCTGGCATTGCGTGACAGCCGCATCACCGCTGACGGCGTGCTGATCCTCAAGGCCCAGCAGTACCGCACCCAGGAACAGAACCGCATCGACGCCCTGGAGCGTCTGGCCGAACTGATCATCGGCGCCGGCAAGGTCGAGAAGAAGCGCCGGCCGACCAAGCCAACCCTCGGTTCAAAGACCCGCCGCCTCGACTCGAAGTCCAAGCGCGGCACGATCAAGGCGGGGCGCGGCAAGGTGGACTTCTGA
- the katB gene encoding catalase KatB, producing MIPLLKLFQPGRLLVASSLAASLLSLSVQAATLTRDNGAPVGDNQNSQTAGPNGSVLLQDVQLLQKLQRFDRERIPERVVHARGTGAHGQFTASADISDLSMAKVFRPGEKTPVFVRFSSVVHGNHSPETLRDPRGFATKFYTADGNWDLVGNNFPTFFIRDAIKFPDMVHAFKPDPRSNLDDDSRRFDFFSHVPEATRTLTLLYSNEGTPASYREMDGNSVHAYKLVNAKGQVHYVKFHWKSLQGQKNLDPKQVAQVQGRDYSHMTHDLVSAINQGKLPKWDLYIQVLKPEELAKFDFDPLDATKIWPDVPERKIGQMVLDRNVDNFFQETEQVAMAPSNLVPGIEPSEDRLLQGRLFAYADTQMYRVGANGLSLPVNRPRAEVNTVNQDGAMNAGHTDSGVNYQPSRRQLRDEQADARYVQTPLSGSTQQARIQREQNFKQAGELFRSYGKKDQTDLINSLGQALATADEESRYIMLSFFYKADADYGTGLAKVAKADLERVRQLAAKLQD from the coding sequence ATGATCCCTTTGCTCAAGCTGTTCCAACCCGGTCGCCTGCTGGTGGCGAGCAGTCTCGCCGCCAGTCTGCTGTCACTGTCCGTGCAGGCCGCGACCCTGACCCGTGATAACGGCGCGCCGGTGGGCGACAACCAGAACTCGCAGACTGCTGGCCCCAACGGCTCGGTGCTGCTACAGGACGTGCAACTGCTGCAGAAGCTGCAGCGTTTCGACCGTGAACGCATCCCCGAGCGCGTGGTGCACGCACGTGGCACCGGCGCCCATGGCCAGTTCACCGCCAGTGCCGACATCAGCGACCTGAGCATGGCCAAGGTGTTCCGCCCCGGCGAGAAGACCCCGGTGTTCGTGCGCTTCTCCTCGGTGGTGCACGGCAATCACTCGCCGGAAACCCTGCGTGACCCGCGCGGCTTCGCCACCAAGTTCTACACCGCCGACGGCAACTGGGATCTGGTCGGCAACAACTTCCCGACCTTCTTCATCCGCGACGCGATCAAGTTCCCTGACATGGTTCACGCCTTCAAGCCCGACCCACGGAGCAACCTCGATGACGACTCGCGTCGCTTCGATTTCTTCTCCCATGTACCGGAAGCTACCCGCACCCTGACCCTGCTGTACTCCAACGAAGGCACGCCGGCCAGTTACCGCGAGATGGACGGCAACAGCGTGCACGCCTACAAGCTGGTCAACGCCAAGGGCCAGGTGCACTACGTGAAGTTCCACTGGAAGAGCCTGCAAGGGCAGAAGAACCTCGACCCGAAACAGGTCGCCCAGGTCCAGGGCCGCGACTACAGCCACATGACCCACGATCTGGTCAGCGCGATCAACCAGGGCAAGCTGCCGAAATGGGACCTGTACATCCAGGTGCTCAAGCCCGAGGAGTTGGCCAAGTTCGACTTCGACCCGCTGGACGCGACCAAGATCTGGCCCGACGTGCCGGAGCGCAAGATTGGCCAGATGGTGCTCGACCGTAACGTCGACAACTTCTTCCAGGAGACCGAGCAGGTGGCCATGGCGCCGTCGAACCTGGTACCGGGTATCGAACCGTCCGAGGACCGCCTGCTCCAGGGACGTTTGTTCGCCTACGCCGATACCCAGATGTACCGGGTTGGCGCCAATGGCCTGAGCCTGCCGGTGAACCGCCCGCGTGCCGAGGTCAATACCGTCAACCAGGATGGCGCGATGAACGCCGGGCACACCGACAGCGGCGTGAACTACCAGCCGAGCCGTCGCCAGCTGCGTGACGAGCAGGCCGACGCCCGTTATGTGCAGACCCCGCTGAGCGGCAGCACCCAGCAGGCGAGGATTCAGCGCGAGCAGAACTTCAAGCAGGCGGGCGAGCTGTTCCGTTCCTACGGCAAGAAGGACCAGACCGACCTGATCAACAGCCTCGGCCAGGCCCTGGCGACCGCGGACGAGGAGAGCCGTTACATCATGCTGTCGTTCTTCTACAAGGCGGATGCGGACTATGGCACCGGCCTGGCCAAGGTGGCCAAGGCCGACCTCGAGCGGGTCCGGCAGTTGGCGGCGAAGCTGCAGGACTGA
- a CDS encoding ligase-associated DNA damage response exonuclease, which translates to MELIVARPEGLYCPPGDFYIDPWRPVDRAVITHAHGDHARRGNRHYLAATPGAGILRARLGEDIDLQTLPYGTPLAHHGVTLSFHPAGHVLGSAQVRLAYRGEVWVASGDYKVEPDGTCEAFEPVRCHTFISESTFGLPIYRWQPQACVFADIDAWWRANAAAGRPSVLFAYAFGKAQRILHGIDASIGPVLVHGAVEPLNRVYRAAGVRLPETLPATATAKGDPLLQRALVLAPPSAGGSTWMRRFGDYSDAFASGWMLLRGARRRRGVDRGFVLSDHADWPGLLWAIEQSGAERVMVTHGQVNVLVRYLTERGLDARAFQTEYGEEDDSLEPTN; encoded by the coding sequence ATGGAGCTGATCGTCGCGCGCCCCGAAGGGCTGTACTGCCCACCCGGTGATTTCTACATCGACCCCTGGCGGCCGGTCGATCGGGCAGTGATCACCCACGCTCACGGTGACCATGCCCGGCGCGGCAATCGCCACTACCTCGCCGCGACGCCCGGCGCCGGGATACTGCGCGCCCGCCTGGGCGAGGACATCGACCTGCAGACCCTGCCCTACGGCACGCCGCTTGCGCACCACGGCGTGACCCTGAGCTTTCACCCCGCCGGCCACGTGCTCGGTTCGGCCCAGGTGCGCCTGGCATACCGCGGCGAGGTGTGGGTCGCCTCAGGCGACTACAAGGTCGAGCCGGACGGCACCTGCGAAGCCTTCGAACCGGTGCGTTGCCACACCTTCATCAGCGAATCGACCTTCGGCCTGCCGATCTACCGTTGGCAACCCCAGGCCTGCGTTTTCGCCGACATCGACGCCTGGTGGCGCGCCAATGCCGCCGCCGGGCGGCCGAGCGTGCTGTTCGCCTACGCCTTCGGCAAGGCCCAGCGGATTCTCCACGGCATCGACGCCAGCATCGGCCCGGTGCTGGTGCATGGCGCGGTGGAGCCGCTGAACCGGGTCTATCGCGCCGCCGGTGTGCGCCTGCCCGAAACCCTGCCCGCCACGGCGACCGCCAAGGGCGATCCCTTGCTGCAGCGGGCGCTGGTCCTCGCCCCACCCTCGGCGGGCGGCAGTACCTGGATGCGCCGTTTCGGCGACTACAGCGACGCCTTCGCCAGCGGCTGGATGCTGCTGCGCGGGGCGCGCCGTCGGCGCGGCGTTGACCGGGGCTTCGTGCTCTCCGACCACGCCGACTGGCCCGGCCTACTCTGGGCCATCGAGCAGAGCGGCGCCGAACGGGTGATGGTGACCCACGGCCAGGTCAACGTGCTGGTTCGCTACCTGACCGAACGGGGCCTGGATGCCCGAGCCTTCCAGACCGAGTACGGCGAGGAAGACGACAGCCTGGAGCCGACCAACTGA